The Carassius auratus strain Wakin chromosome 27, ASM336829v1, whole genome shotgun sequence genome includes a region encoding these proteins:
- the nmnat2 gene encoding nicotinamide/nicotinic acid mononucleotide adenylyltransferase 2, which produces MTETTKTHVILLSCGSFNPITRGHIHMFEKARDYLHKTGRFIVIGGIISPVHDSYSKPGLVSSRHRLTMCQLAVQSSDWIRVDPWECYQDTWQTTCSVLEHHRDLMKRVTGCILSNVNTPSTTPVIGQPQNETSTIYQNTANKSVAIKLWGKMSESLGKICCVRPHMERFTFVDENANLGTAMRYEEIELRILLLCGSDLLESFCIPGLWNESDMEVIVGDFGIVVVPRDGVDTERIMNHSSVLRKHKDSIIVVKDEIDHPMSVVSSTKSRLALQHGDGHVVDYLSQPVIDYILQSQLYINASG; this is translated from the exons ATGACGGAGACGACTAAAACGCATGTCATTTTGCTGTCATGTGGAAGCTTCAACCCCATCACGAGGGGACACATTCACATGTTTG AAAAAGCCAGAGACTACCTACACAAGACTGGACGATTCATAGTGATTGGGGGTATCATCTCACCAGTACATGATTCCTATAGCAAACCG GGCCTTGTCTCTAGCAGACATCGTCTCACCATGTGTCAGCTGGCAGTTCAGTCTTCTGATTGGATCAG AGTGGATCCTTGGGAGTGCTACCAGGACACGTGGCAGACCACTTGCAGTGTTTTGGAGCATCACCGAGACCTAATGAAG AGAGTCACAGGGTGCATTCTGTCCAACGTGAACACACCTTCCACAACCCCTGTGATTGGCCAGCCCCAAAATGAAACTTCTACTATTTACCAAAACACAGCTAACAAGTCTGTGGCTA TTAAGCTTTGGGGAAAGATGAGCGAAAGCCTGGGAAAAATTTGCTGTGTTCGCCCACACATGGAGCGTTTTACCTTTGTTG ACGAAAATGCCAACCTTGGTACTGCAATGCGCTACGAGGAAATTG AGTTGCGTATCCTGCTCCTTTGTGGCAGCGATCTCCTGGAATCTTTCTGCATCCCTGGCTTGTGGAACGAAAGTGAT atggaaGTGATTGTGGGGGATTTCGGGATAGTGGTGGTTCCTCGGGATGGAGTTGACACAGAAAGGATAATGAACCATTCATCTGTGCTTCGAAAACATAAG gaCAGTATAATCGTGGTTAAGGATGAAATCGACCACCCGATGTCAGTCGTCAGTTCGACTAAGAGCAG ACTGGCTCTTCAGCACGGCGACGGTCACGTGGTGGATTACCTGAGCCAGCCCGTCATCGACTACATCCTGCAGAGTCAGCTCTACATCAATGCTTCTGGATAG